A genomic stretch from Komagataeibacter xylinus includes:
- the apaG gene encoding Co2+/Mg2+ efflux protein ApaG encodes MSKNRPFLPPGGEAADAALGETPDNTPCFEATTDRVRVVVQTFWLDDQSEPDEHRYVWAYRVRIENHGDTAVQLLRRSWRIVDGQGRIERVEGEGVVGEQPLIDAAASFEYMSGAALETPTGFMGGQYHMIRPASREHFDISIPVFSLDSPHHPTILH; translated from the coding sequence ATGAGCAAGAACAGGCCCTTCCTTCCCCCCGGCGGGGAAGCCGCTGACGCCGCACTGGGCGAGACACCGGACAACACGCCGTGTTTCGAGGCGACGACCGACAGGGTGCGCGTGGTGGTCCAGACCTTCTGGCTCGATGACCAGTCCGAGCCCGATGAGCACCGCTATGTGTGGGCTTACCGGGTGCGGATCGAGAACCACGGCGATACGGCGGTGCAGCTCCTGCGCCGCAGCTGGCGCATCGTGGACGGGCAGGGCCGGATCGAACGGGTGGAAGGCGAAGGCGTGGTGGGCGAGCAGCCCCTGATCGACGCCGCCGCCAGTTTTGAATACATGTCAGGCGCCGCCCTTGAAACGCCAACCGGCTTCATGGGCGGGCAGTACCACATGATCCGCCCGGCCAGCCGGGAGCACTTCGATATCAGCATTCCGGTCTTCAGCCTCGACAGCCCGCACCACCCGACCATCCTGCATTAA
- the metZ gene encoding O-succinylhomoserine sulfhydrylase, translating to MTDQPDPKSFRPATRLINAGLERTPYGETSEAMFLTSGFVYDSAEQAEGTFTGDVSHYQYTRFGNPTVANLERRLCDLEGAEACALTSTGMGAVSSALLAQVRAGDRVVASRALFGSCHWIVSELLPRYGVETVFVDGGDMAAWKDALNKPTRAVLLESPSNPMLDVLDIRMICDLAHKAGATVVVDNVFATPLYQKPLELGADVVVYSCTKHIDGQGRVLGGAVLGAEKWINEVLRPFQRNTGNSLSPFNAWVMLKSIETLALRVNAMTQNAAKVADFLATAPGIARVFYPGRKDHPQYELAKKQMAAGSTLVAFEVEGGKAGAFAFMNALRLISISNNLGDARSLVTHPATTTHMKLAPEERARLGITDGAIRFSVGLEDADDLIDDLRRGLAALANR from the coding sequence ATGACTGACCAGCCCGACCCCAAATCCTTCCGCCCCGCAACGCGCCTGATCAACGCGGGCCTCGAGCGCACGCCCTATGGCGAGACCAGCGAGGCGATGTTCCTGACCTCCGGCTTTGTCTATGACAGCGCCGAGCAGGCCGAAGGCACCTTTACCGGCGATGTCTCGCACTACCAGTACACCCGCTTTGGTAACCCCACGGTAGCCAACCTCGAGCGCCGCCTGTGCGACCTTGAAGGCGCTGAAGCCTGTGCCCTGACCTCCACCGGCATGGGCGCCGTGTCATCGGCGCTGCTCGCACAGGTGCGCGCGGGCGACCGCGTTGTGGCCTCGCGCGCGCTATTCGGCTCATGCCACTGGATCGTCTCCGAACTGCTGCCGCGCTACGGCGTGGAGACGGTGTTCGTCGATGGCGGCGACATGGCAGCGTGGAAGGACGCACTGAACAAGCCCACCCGTGCCGTGTTGCTTGAAAGCCCGTCGAACCCCATGCTCGACGTGCTCGACATCCGCATGATCTGTGACCTTGCCCACAAGGCAGGGGCCACCGTGGTGGTCGATAACGTGTTCGCCACCCCGCTCTACCAGAAGCCGCTCGAACTCGGGGCCGACGTGGTGGTGTATTCATGCACCAAGCACATTGATGGCCAGGGCCGCGTGCTCGGTGGCGCCGTGCTGGGCGCGGAAAAATGGATCAACGAGGTGCTGCGTCCCTTCCAGCGCAATACCGGCAACAGCCTCTCGCCGTTCAATGCGTGGGTCATGCTCAAGAGCATCGAGACCCTGGCCCTGCGCGTCAACGCCATGACGCAGAACGCCGCGAAAGTAGCCGACTTCCTGGCCACAGCTCCCGGCATTGCCCGCGTGTTCTATCCCGGCCGCAAGGACCACCCGCAATACGAACTGGCCAAAAAGCAGATGGCGGCGGGCTCCACACTGGTGGCGTTTGAGGTCGAGGGCGGCAAGGCGGGGGCGTTTGCTTTCATGAACGCGCTGCGGCTGATCTCGATCTCGAACAACCTTGGCGATGCCCGCTCGCTGGTCACGCACCCGGCCACAACCACCCACATGAAGCTCGCACCGGAAGAGCGTGCCCGCCTTGGCATTACCGATGGCGCGATCCGCTTCTCGGTCGGGCTGGAAGATGCCGATGACCTGATCGATGACCTCAGGCGCGGCCTCGCGGCGCTGGCCAACCGGTAA
- a CDS encoding membrane integrity-associated transporter subunit PqiC — translation MKTRQPAISLSRLYPALRAGGGLLLSAMVLSACSSAPVRFYTLGAPAIATGAETTSTTPITDSTPVIEVERTRLPDYLDSQDIMVRNGHEIERSGLGRWASRLSVGATDLITARLAQKWPNLFVTDQPQPDRPTWRLQLNISRLDVSRDGSSALNADWAIIPQDSRQPIQRNRTVILGSGATGSNENIAKVTEGLLNQLSDRIEASWPTTAAEPAASTRHHGRS, via the coding sequence ATGAAAACGCGCCAGCCCGCTATCTCCCTTTCGCGCCTGTATCCGGCCCTGCGGGCGGGTGGTGGCCTGCTGCTCTCGGCCATGGTGCTGTCGGCCTGTTCCTCAGCGCCCGTGCGCTTTTACACGCTGGGCGCGCCTGCCATCGCCACGGGTGCGGAAACCACCTCCACCACTCCCATTACCGACAGCACGCCGGTCATCGAGGTCGAGCGGACCCGCCTGCCCGACTATCTGGACAGCCAGGACATCATGGTGCGCAACGGCCATGAAATCGAGCGCAGCGGGCTTGGCCGCTGGGCCAGCCGCCTTTCCGTGGGGGCAACCGACCTGATCACGGCGCGGCTTGCGCAGAAATGGCCGAACCTGTTCGTGACCGACCAGCCCCAGCCCGACCGCCCCACCTGGCGGCTGCAGCTCAATATCAGCCGCCTTGATGTCAGCCGCGATGGGTCCTCCGCGCTGAATGCGGACTGGGCCATCATTCCGCAGGATTCGCGCCAGCCCATCCAGCGCAACCGCACCGTCATTCTGGGCAGCGGGGCAACCGGCAGCAATGAAAACATTGCCAAGGTGACCGAGGGCCTGCTGAACCAGCTCAGCGACCGCATCGAGGCCAGCTGGCCCACAACGGCAGCGGAACCTGCCGCCAGCACCCGCCACCACGGGCGGAGCTGA
- a CDS encoding MlaD family protein, which translates to MPMPGRQTLIGAVVLGVAAVGLGVLTVKGDLPLPGRSSEAVVVFESPTNGLDIGSPVNFRGVPVGAVERITVKVDPVDHHTYMPVYILFDPDHAPGRGDLPPLPQLVANGLRADMMLHSLVTGQTELDLDLDPDTPVRLHPDLTDLPEIPMGQTALQQLEAMMVSTSMEGLRHDLATALASVHRLVADVNATMPGMMTSIHDTSAHSEMAVRQIRATVIDAENRASVSINKLDRLIATNTRQFEGRRAELLTLIANTRQTMAQSRETLAGLRALLDPQSRDMLNLNDTMRDVMEAGYGLRGFANEVESNPQLLLMGRNQ; encoded by the coding sequence ATGCCGATGCCCGGCAGGCAGACACTGATCGGCGCGGTCGTGCTCGGGGTGGCGGCCGTGGGGCTTGGCGTGCTGACGGTCAAGGGCGACCTGCCCCTGCCCGGCCGCAGCAGCGAGGCCGTGGTGGTGTTTGAAAGCCCCACGAACGGGCTGGATATTGGCTCGCCGGTCAATTTCCGCGGGGTGCCGGTGGGTGCTGTCGAGCGGATTACGGTCAAGGTGGACCCGGTCGACCACCACACCTACATGCCGGTCTATATCCTGTTCGACCCGGATCATGCGCCGGGGCGGGGCGACCTGCCGCCGCTGCCGCAACTCGTGGCCAACGGGCTGCGGGCGGACATGATGCTGCACAGCCTGGTCACGGGCCAGACCGAACTCGATCTTGACCTCGACCCCGACACGCCCGTGCGCCTGCACCCCGACCTGACCGACCTGCCGGAAATACCGATGGGCCAGACCGCGCTGCAGCAGCTTGAAGCGATGATGGTTTCCACCTCCATGGAGGGGCTGCGCCATGACCTGGCCACCGCCCTGGCCAGCGTGCACAGGCTCGTGGCTGACGTGAACGCCACCATGCCGGGCATGATGACCAGCATTCATGATACATCGGCGCACAGTGAGATGGCGGTGCGCCAGATCCGCGCCACCGTGATCGATGCGGAAAACCGGGCCAGCGTGAGCATAAACAAGCTGGACAGGCTGATTGCCACCAATACCCGCCAGTTTGAAGGCCGCCGTGCCGAACTGCTCACACTCATTGCCAACACAAGGCAAACCATGGCGCAATCGCGTGAAACCCTTGCAGGGCTGCGCGCACTGCTCGATCCGCAGTCCCGTGACATGCTCAACCTGAATGATACGATGCGTGACGTAATGGAAGCCGGCTACGGGCTGCGCGGATTCGCCAATGAAGTCGAAAGTAATCCGCAACTTCTGCTGATGGGACGCAATCAATGA
- a CDS encoding ABC transporter ATP-binding protein: MNNQMPSTDDRPVMIDVNDVTLAFGPRVIQHDVSFQVRRGSIFAVMGGSGCGKSTLLKSMIGLLRPTHGTYMVQKDNYWAGDDDSRVRIGRRFGVLFQSGALWSSMTVGENVALPMQMFTKLEPHVIRQLVELKLGLVGMLHAIDQYPSELSGGMRKRAGLARAMSLDPDILFFDEPSAGLDPITSARLDELILNLRDGLGATIIIVSHELSSLFHIADDGIFLDADQKTAIAHGSPTWLRDHCTDPTVHAFMHREQLDSSSTHGNG, encoded by the coding sequence ATGAATAACCAGATGCCCTCCACCGATGACCGCCCCGTCATGATCGACGTGAATGACGTGACGCTGGCCTTCGGCCCGCGCGTGATCCAGCATGATGTCTCGTTTCAGGTCCGGCGCGGCAGCATCTTTGCCGTAATGGGCGGCTCGGGCTGCGGCAAGAGCACGCTGCTCAAGAGCATGATCGGCCTGCTGCGCCCCACGCACGGCACCTACATGGTGCAGAAGGACAATTACTGGGCCGGCGATGATGACAGCCGCGTGCGGATCGGGCGCCGCTTTGGCGTACTGTTCCAGAGCGGGGCGCTGTGGAGCTCGATGACCGTGGGCGAGAACGTGGCCCTGCCCATGCAGATGTTCACCAAGCTTGAACCGCACGTGATCCGCCAGCTTGTCGAGCTCAAGCTGGGGCTTGTGGGCATGCTGCATGCCATTGACCAGTATCCATCCGAGCTCAGCGGCGGCATGCGCAAGCGCGCGGGGCTGGCGCGCGCCATGTCGCTCGACCCCGATATCCTGTTCTTCGACGAGCCTTCTGCCGGTCTCGACCCCATTACCTCGGCAAGGCTTGATGAGCTGATCCTGAACCTGCGCGACGGGCTGGGGGCTACGATCATCATCGTCAGCCACGAGCTCTCGAGCCTGTTCCATATTGCTGATGATGGCATCTTTCTTGATGCCGACCAGAAAACTGCCATCGCCCATGGCTCGCCCACATGGCTGCGCGACCACTGCACCGACCCCACGGTGCACGCCTTCATGCACCGTGAGCAGCTGGACAGTTCCAGCACCCATGGAAACGGGTAA
- a CDS encoding ABC transporter permease, with amino-acid sequence MPPRNRVGEVAALRLERLVKTSVNGAPQWHLQPEANRTLVTLSGDWIAQQGHLPDFPESGFRDVPHGEPVEFSTDQLGKWDTSLISFLWELKRTAREDDVQLRIDTLPESARKLLDLLPEIPPTPAPLPPHKFQPVTAVGQLTLDTLNEVGCVSEMGAAAAKGGFAAVVGRGMMRTVDLMSDLSAAGPAALLIVGVVNFLVGAILAFVGSVELHKFAADIYVASLVAIAMVREMSAVMTAIIMAGRTGGAYAARISTMQANEEIDALQVFGIPVSSYLILPSVLALAFTMPLLYLYGCLIGMLGGFFVSYIMLDVSPLGYFHETLQALPLDQFTFGFIKSLVFGTFIGLTSCRIGLKAGRSAADVGIAATKAVVVGIVGVIALDAVFAVIANVIGI; translated from the coding sequence ATGCCGCCCCGCAACCGGGTGGGCGAGGTTGCGGCACTGAGGTTGGAGAGGCTGGTGAAAACGTCCGTCAATGGTGCGCCGCAATGGCATCTGCAGCCCGAGGCGAACCGGACCCTTGTCACATTGTCCGGGGACTGGATTGCACAGCAGGGCCATCTTCCCGACTTTCCGGAATCCGGGTTCAGGGATGTGCCACACGGCGAACCGGTTGAATTCAGCACCGATCAGCTTGGCAAATGGGATACCTCGCTGATCAGCTTCCTGTGGGAGCTCAAGCGCACCGCCCGTGAAGACGACGTGCAGCTGCGCATCGACACCCTGCCCGAATCCGCGCGCAAGCTGCTCGACCTGCTGCCCGAAATCCCGCCCACGCCCGCGCCATTACCACCGCATAAATTCCAGCCTGTCACCGCCGTGGGCCAGCTCACGCTCGATACGCTCAACGAGGTCGGCTGCGTGAGCGAAATGGGGGCTGCAGCCGCCAAAGGCGGGTTTGCCGCCGTGGTGGGGCGCGGCATGATGCGTACCGTCGACCTCATGTCCGACCTCAGTGCCGCAGGGCCTGCGGCACTGCTGATCGTGGGCGTGGTCAACTTCCTTGTCGGCGCGATCCTGGCCTTTGTGGGATCGGTGGAACTGCACAAATTCGCAGCCGACATCTATGTGGCGAGCCTCGTCGCCATTGCCATGGTGCGCGAGATGTCGGCGGTGATGACGGCCATCATCATGGCGGGCCGCACCGGTGGCGCCTATGCCGCGCGCATCTCCACCATGCAGGCCAATGAGGAAATCGACGCGCTGCAGGTGTTCGGCATTCCGGTTTCGAGCTACCTGATCCTGCCCTCGGTGCTCGCGCTGGCCTTCACCATGCCGCTGCTTTACCTGTATGGCTGCCTGATCGGCATGCTCGGCGGGTTCTTCGTCTCCTACATCATGCTCGATGTCTCGCCGCTGGGCTATTTTCATGAAACCCTGCAGGCGCTGCCGCTTGACCAGTTCACCTTCGGCTTCATCAAGAGCCTCGTGTTCGGCACCTTCATCGGGCTGACAAGCTGCCGCATTGGCCTCAAGGCCGGGCGGAGTGCGGCTGATGTGGGCATCGCGGCCACCAAGGCCGTGGTGGTGGGCATTGTGGGCGTGATCGCGCTTGATGCGGTCTTCGCGGTTATTGCCAATGTTATCGGGATCTGA
- a CDS encoding 2OG-Fe dioxygenase family protein — MAEDTAGILAHLEAPLRADGFAFVPAGAMRALLCQQAVADWASFAASWNRLGLDRYMADGGRYRRRRHATFAISAEGIRRKKHQPHYQSRDYNELNGGIERWFRAIEPEMGSHPALLAILRLMHRIVTDLSEPASLPDVWHTEVHQFRIEALENSPGQPTPEGLHRDGVDWVMVIMVRRENVMSGETSIHDLQRTLLGGFMLDQPLDTAVVNDNRVYHGVTAVRPLDPARPAYRDVLVVTFRHQ, encoded by the coding sequence ATGGCTGAAGATACAGCGGGCATACTGGCCCACCTCGAGGCTCCCCTGCGCGCGGATGGCTTTGCCTTCGTGCCCGCAGGGGCCATGCGCGCCCTGCTGTGCCAGCAGGCCGTGGCGGACTGGGCCAGCTTTGCCGCAAGCTGGAACCGGCTGGGGCTGGACCGCTACATGGCTGATGGCGGTCGCTACCGCCGCCGCCGCCACGCCACCTTCGCCATCAGCGCCGAAGGCATAAGGCGCAAGAAGCACCAGCCCCATTACCAGAGCCGCGACTACAACGAACTCAATGGCGGCATCGAGCGCTGGTTCCGCGCCATCGAGCCCGAGATGGGCAGCCACCCTGCCCTGCTGGCCATTTTGCGGCTCATGCATCGCATCGTGACCGACCTGAGCGAACCCGCGAGCCTGCCCGATGTGTGGCACACCGAGGTGCACCAGTTCCGCATCGAAGCATTGGAGAACAGCCCCGGCCAGCCCACGCCCGAGGGCCTGCACCGCGATGGCGTGGACTGGGTGATGGTGATCATGGTGCGGCGTGAGAACGTCATGTCAGGCGAGACCTCCATCCATGACCTGCAACGCACCCTGCTTGGCGGGTTCATGCTCGACCAGCCGCTTGATACGGCGGTGGTCAATGACAACCGCGTCTATCATGGCGTGACGGCCGTGCGCCCGCTTGACCCCGCCCGACCGGCCTACCGTGATGTTCTGGTCGTGACGTTCCGCCATCAATGA
- a CDS encoding mechanosensitive ion channel domain-containing protein: MSAHFTTRAHPVSRQSRRGGILTVLAAFLLALLPCIPHAHAADPGTAAAQATGQTITAQQAQQVLSVMNDPQKREEFTKTLDAIAKGLPAPTTPATAPAPAPAPAKKAAAANSDVEVEPGSISSETMNELSHIRDIALKQGQNFMALFADLAFVGRWVHSILSNADSRQILLDAMGRAGIIFILALVAERGLSIVLRKPLASVTARAVATEQRLNQRLAREDAADANQPSPPPATAADAQAEQQTEQTREQDDRQQHETLRIITRIPYSLLHFLIKLLPVALFFGLGYGASALFTTTHQAAMVTITLTNAYVIARVIYLLLETVFVPHSPTIRLCSASDATARMVTRWWNFLVAAPSIVVCLSTLGGVFHMPARGTEAIIRAVVLIEHMLIAVFIWRIRHHVGAALQPSGRLREKPFWMFVGKMVRFWWIPAMFFDFALWLVWATQIQGGYAWILRTLSLTIVVILGARLLSVLAFSLQNKIFHVPEATEKRYPGLQARVDYYYPMARRTLSVLLVFFTIVLLLQSWGLPAIRFFVHGSLGTKIVGAMLTIMIAYTIAIVVWEVANATLQNQITRFETSDQASRATRLRTVLPIIRTVLLTFIIIIVTVTTLSQIGINVAPLLTGAGIMGAAIAFGSQSLVKDFITGFFMLVENAMQVGDWVTAGAVSGTVEHLSIRTLRLRAVNGDLHIIPFSSVTSIANTSRDYNLVVVSFMLDLSEDPHRVAAILQDELAILRKDHVYGPLIKSDFSFLGLEQADGNGSKFLGSIRTAPGSKWKVYREYYSRLSARMVKEQVKFPIPTSMNLLTNGPSGKLQMHMEENFPKAALEKPAQPEAKDSTAASPEGATDAPKGEAASAAPAPKGNDSTHG, from the coding sequence ATGTCAGCCCATTTCACGACGCGCGCCCATCCCGTATCCAGACAGTCCCGACGGGGCGGCATCCTGACAGTGCTGGCGGCTTTCCTGCTCGCCCTCCTGCCCTGCATTCCCCACGCTCATGCCGCCGATCCCGGCACGGCGGCCGCCCAGGCCACGGGGCAGACCATCACCGCCCAGCAGGCCCAGCAGGTGCTCTCGGTGATGAACGACCCGCAGAAGCGCGAGGAATTCACCAAAACCCTTGATGCCATCGCCAAGGGCCTGCCTGCGCCGACCACGCCTGCCACAGCGCCTGCCCCTGCTCCGGCCCCCGCCAAGAAGGCCGCCGCCGCCAACTCCGATGTTGAAGTCGAGCCCGGCAGCATCAGCAGCGAAACCATGAACGAGCTGAGCCATATCCGCGATATCGCGTTGAAGCAGGGCCAGAACTTCATGGCGCTGTTCGCCGATCTGGCCTTTGTGGGGCGCTGGGTTCACTCCATCCTGTCCAATGCGGATTCGCGCCAGATCCTGCTTGATGCGATGGGGCGTGCGGGCATCATCTTCATTCTCGCCCTCGTGGCTGAGCGTGGCCTGTCCATTGTGCTGCGCAAGCCGCTAGCCAGTGTTACCGCGCGCGCGGTGGCAACCGAGCAGCGCCTGAACCAGCGCCTCGCACGTGAGGACGCGGCAGATGCAAACCAGCCCAGCCCGCCGCCTGCCACCGCGGCCGATGCCCAGGCCGAACAGCAGACCGAGCAGACCCGCGAGCAGGATGACCGCCAGCAGCATGAAACGCTGCGCATCATCACGCGCATTCCCTACTCGCTGCTGCATTTCCTCATCAAGCTGCTGCCGGTCGCCCTCTTCTTCGGGCTGGGCTATGGGGCCTCCGCCCTGTTCACCACCACCCACCAGGCGGCGATGGTCACCATCACGCTCACCAACGCCTATGTCATCGCGCGCGTGATCTACCTGCTGCTCGAGACCGTGTTCGTGCCGCACTCGCCCACCATCCGCCTGTGCAGCGCATCCGATGCGACAGCGCGCATGGTCACGCGGTGGTGGAACTTTCTGGTGGCGGCCCCTTCCATCGTGGTCTGCCTGTCCACGCTTGGCGGCGTGTTCCACATGCCCGCCCGTGGCACCGAAGCCATCATCCGCGCGGTGGTGCTGATCGAGCATATGCTGATCGCCGTCTTCATCTGGCGCATCCGCCACCATGTGGGCGCGGCCCTTCAGCCCTCGGGCCGGCTGCGTGAGAAGCCGTTCTGGATGTTCGTGGGCAAGATGGTCCGCTTCTGGTGGATCCCGGCCATGTTCTTCGACTTCGCGCTGTGGCTGGTCTGGGCCACCCAGATCCAGGGCGGGTATGCCTGGATCCTGCGCACGCTGTCGCTGACCATCGTGGTCATTCTGGGCGCGCGGCTGCTGTCGGTGCTGGCCTTCAGCCTGCAGAACAAGATCTTCCACGTGCCCGAGGCGACCGAAAAGCGTTATCCCGGCCTGCAGGCCCGCGTGGACTACTACTACCCCATGGCGCGGCGCACGCTGTCGGTGCTGCTGGTGTTCTTCACGATCGTGCTGCTGCTCCAGTCCTGGGGGCTGCCGGCCATCCGCTTCTTCGTGCATGGCTCGCTGGGCACCAAGATCGTGGGCGCGATGCTGACGATCATGATCGCCTACACCATCGCCATCGTGGTGTGGGAGGTCGCCAACGCCACCCTGCAGAACCAGATCACCCGCTTCGAGACATCGGACCAGGCCTCACGCGCGACACGGCTGCGCACGGTACTGCCGATCATCCGCACGGTGCTGCTCACCTTCATCATCATCATCGTGACGGTGACCACGCTGTCGCAGATCGGCATTAACGTGGCCCCCCTGCTTACGGGTGCGGGCATCATGGGTGCGGCCATCGCGTTCGGTTCCCAGAGCCTGGTCAAGGACTTCATCACCGGCTTCTTCATGCTGGTGGAAAACGCCATGCAGGTGGGTGACTGGGTTACGGCGGGCGCCGTATCGGGCACGGTGGAGCATCTGTCCATCCGCACGCTGCGGCTGCGCGCGGTGAACGGGGACCTGCACATCATCCCGTTCTCGTCCGTCACCTCGATTGCCAATACCTCGCGCGACTACAACCTCGTGGTGGTCAGCTTCATGCTCGACCTGTCGGAAGACCCGCACCGGGTGGCCGCAATTTTGCAGGATGAACTGGCGATCCTGCGCAAGGACCATGTGTATGGCCCGCTCATCAAGTCTGACTTCTCCTTCCTCGGGCTGGAGCAGGCTGATGGCAATGGGTCCAAGTTCCTTGGCTCCATCCGCACCGCGCCGGGGTCGAAGTGGAAGGTCTACCGCGAGTATTACAGCCGTCTGAGCGCGCGCATGGTGAAGGAACAGGTCAAGTTCCCAATCCCGACTTCGATGAACCTGCTGACCAACGGCCCCTCCGGCAAGCTGCAGATGCACATGGAAGAAAATTTCCCCAAGGCCGCTCTCGAAAAGCCTGCTCAGCCTGAAGCCAAGGATAGCACGGCCGCCAGCCCGGAGGGTGCAACCGATGCCCCCAAGGGCGAAGCCGCCAGTGCTGCCCCCGCGCCAAAGGGAAATGACTCCACCCATGGCTGA
- a CDS encoding RDD family protein has product MTNPFFRPASPTEIWTYAGFWMRVVAHVIDGIVLWAVLGLMGLLLVPPSLSVSVFDTQATGGSGGDYRISYIEPAGYTQADYTIVSAMPHLHWNGNGLFELASILLPALYFIVFESSRFQATPGKLACQMRVTDLYGNRVTPLRAAGRYFGKYLSALLLGVGFLMVMWTQRKQALHDILAGTCVIRREARALAPQPPQWG; this is encoded by the coding sequence ATGACGAACCCGTTTTTCCGCCCTGCCTCCCCCACCGAGATCTGGACCTATGCCGGGTTCTGGATGCGTGTGGTTGCCCATGTGATCGATGGCATCGTGCTGTGGGCGGTGCTGGGGCTCATGGGCCTGCTGCTGGTGCCGCCAAGCCTTTCGGTGTCGGTGTTCGACACGCAGGCGACTGGCGGCAGCGGCGGTGACTACCGCATCTCCTACATCGAGCCCGCGGGCTACACGCAGGCTGACTACACCATCGTCTCGGCCATGCCCCACCTGCACTGGAACGGGAACGGGCTGTTCGAGCTGGCGTCGATCCTGCTGCCTGCACTCTATTTCATCGTGTTTGAATCCTCGCGCTTTCAGGCCACGCCCGGCAAACTAGCATGCCAGATGCGCGTGACCGACCTTTACGGTAACCGGGTCACGCCGCTGCGCGCGGCGGGGCGCTATTTTGGCAAATATCTTTCGGCGCTGCTGCTTGGCGTAGGCTTTCTCATGGTCATGTGGACACAGCGCAAGCAGGCACTGCACGACATTCTGGCCGGCACCTGCGTGATCCGGCGCGAAGCCCGCGCCCTGGCCCCACAGCCCCCGCAATGGGGCTGA